In the Piscinibacter sp. XHJ-5 genome, one interval contains:
- a CDS encoding serine hydrolase: MLTSILDLCRRCVVFAAATTLSLACLAAPAVPVSDDAAVEPPTDAEATAATSLPGTLALDTASATTDLSTNTPTGWWFYTGISAAQVSSYLSAHGARLTDIEVQSVSAGVPTFTVRMVRNTGAYAATGGWWWYYGLTFADISAKINANSARLIDLEPYDIGGGQIRYAAVMVSNTGTAQRAWWWYAGVTSAQIASVLPGRRLIDLDSYGSGTGKRYTAIMIANSGGDAEAWEWWLNQTPASIATKVDAFDGRVIKLDRQADGTYNFIQVRNTGSEGTAWWYWFGFTSPTALLNYANQLAVRPIDIVTYLNGAGQRRWDAVFIDNANGSTRRMRSEFAKTFLDANGNPTRGIFAAYLKQVGGSVKVDLNSTRRSETASSFKSVHLLHSMRRVAAGTDFLNTGFTYYEYDPVKGKDACPDPSLETLANRRTNYIFETGLDQMMSISDNRTTRGVVLRYGGFAPINTTASAAGLTGTTLRHNIGCAYRNLTTGKFEPATRRNDTTAADLSRIYEGVWSSTLLTNTHSARDEFLESANPGNGVSAALQTIINQEAAKLGKSSAIAASFGSLVRSWGKGGSYGTCLPDANGNCGQKVIVRSGTGLIRLPIKVSGVTQYRTYSYARFISDTPVTDWSAPIATTYANAYAAASNELYRDEIRAALQTW; this comes from the coding sequence ATGCTGACTTCGATCCTCGATCTCTGCCGCCGCTGCGTCGTGTTCGCGGCGGCCACCACTCTTTCGCTCGCCTGCCTGGCCGCACCGGCGGTGCCGGTGTCCGACGATGCGGCCGTCGAGCCGCCCACCGACGCCGAAGCGACGGCCGCGACGAGCCTGCCCGGCACGCTGGCCCTGGACACGGCGTCGGCGACCACCGACCTGTCGACGAACACGCCGACCGGCTGGTGGTTCTACACCGGCATCAGCGCCGCACAGGTCAGCAGCTACCTCAGCGCGCACGGCGCGCGCCTCACCGACATCGAGGTGCAATCGGTGAGCGCCGGCGTGCCCACCTTCACCGTGCGCATGGTGCGCAACACCGGAGCCTATGCCGCCACGGGCGGCTGGTGGTGGTACTACGGCCTCACCTTCGCGGACATCTCCGCCAAGATCAACGCGAACAGCGCGCGCCTGATCGACCTGGAGCCCTACGACATCGGCGGCGGACAGATCCGCTACGCCGCGGTCATGGTGTCCAACACCGGCACGGCGCAGCGGGCCTGGTGGTGGTACGCCGGGGTGACCTCGGCGCAGATCGCCTCCGTGCTGCCGGGGCGCCGCCTCATCGATCTCGACAGCTACGGCAGCGGCACGGGCAAGCGCTACACGGCCATCATGATTGCCAACAGCGGCGGCGACGCCGAGGCCTGGGAGTGGTGGCTGAACCAGACGCCCGCGAGCATCGCGACCAAGGTCGATGCATTCGACGGTCGGGTGATCAAGCTCGATCGCCAGGCCGACGGCACCTACAACTTCATCCAGGTCCGCAACACCGGCAGCGAGGGCACCGCCTGGTGGTACTGGTTTGGCTTCACGTCGCCGACGGCGCTGCTCAACTACGCCAACCAGCTCGCGGTGCGGCCGATCGACATCGTCACCTACCTCAACGGCGCCGGCCAGCGCCGCTGGGACGCGGTCTTCATCGACAACGCCAACGGCAGCACGCGCCGCATGCGCAGCGAGTTCGCCAAGACCTTTCTCGATGCCAACGGCAACCCGACCCGCGGCATCTTCGCGGCCTATCTCAAGCAGGTGGGCGGCAGCGTGAAGGTGGACCTGAACTCGACGCGGCGCTCGGAAACGGCAAGCTCGTTCAAGTCGGTGCACCTGCTGCACTCGATGCGCCGCGTGGCCGCCGGCACGGACTTCCTGAACACGGGGTTCACGTATTACGAGTACGACCCGGTCAAGGGCAAGGATGCCTGCCCCGACCCCAGCCTGGAGACGCTGGCCAACCGGCGGACCAACTACATCTTCGAGACCGGCCTCGACCAGATGATGTCGATCTCTGACAACCGCACGACGCGCGGCGTGGTGTTGCGCTACGGCGGGTTCGCGCCGATCAACACCACCGCGAGCGCCGCGGGCCTCACGGGCACGACGCTGCGCCACAACATCGGATGCGCGTACCGCAACCTGACCACCGGCAAGTTCGAGCCTGCCACGCGGCGCAACGACACCACGGCCGCCGACCTGTCGCGCATCTATGAAGGCGTGTGGAGCTCCACCCTGCTGACCAACACGCATTCGGCGCGCGACGAGTTCCTCGAGTCCGCCAACCCGGGCAACGGCGTCAGCGCCGCGCTGCAGACCATCATCAACCAGGAAGCGGCCAAGCTCGGAAAGTCGTCGGCGATCGCCGCCAGCTTCGGCAGCCTGGTGCGCAGCTGGGGCAAGGGCGGCAGCTACGGCACCTGCCTGCCGGATGCGAACGGCAACTGCGGCCAGAAGGTCATCGTGCGCTCCGGCACGGGGCTGATCCGCCTGCCGATCAAGGTGTCCGGCGTCACGCAGTACCGCACCTACTCGTACGCGCGCTTCATCTCCGACACGCCGGTCACCGACTGGAGCGCGCCGATCGCCACGACCTACGCCAACGCCTATGCGGCGGCGTCCAACGAGCTGTACCGCGACGAGATCCGCGCGGCGCTGCAGACGTGGTGA
- a CDS encoding cupin domain-containing protein, with translation MPAAATPLGRFVVHESDAYRSMQGSRYAPGVSAESTGASSLFLGKVTLPAGERTKAHVHAHESAHYMLSGEEIELWTGPRLEHRAVARPGDYLFIPAGLPHVAVNRGRTPAVFLGARNEATAQESVQLMPELDALVP, from the coding sequence ATGCCAGCAGCCGCCACACCGCTCGGGCGATTCGTCGTCCACGAGTCCGACGCCTACCGCAGCATGCAGGGCTCGCGCTACGCGCCAGGCGTGAGCGCGGAAAGCACGGGCGCCAGCTCGCTGTTTCTCGGCAAGGTGACGCTGCCGGCGGGCGAGCGCACCAAGGCGCATGTGCATGCGCACGAGTCGGCGCACTACATGCTCAGCGGCGAAGAGATCGAGCTGTGGACCGGTCCGCGGCTGGAGCATCGGGCGGTGGCGCGACCCGGCGACTATCTGTTCATTCCGGCCGGCCTGCCCCACGTGGCGGTGAACCGCGGCCGCACGCCCGCCGTGTTCCTGGGCGCGCGCAACGAAGCCACCGCGCAGGAGAGCGTGCAGCTGATGCCGGAGCTCGATGCGCTGGTGCCCTGA
- a CDS encoding HAD-IA family hydrolase gives MPIASSRSRWTAWWRATREAAVFKALLWDVDGTLAETERDGHRVAFNLAFEAFGLPWRWDEDGYGVLLNVTGGRERLLHDMARRPDAPATAGERERLARALHQRKNAIYGELVRDGGIPLREGVMPLLRECREQDVRLAITTTTSRANVEALLQAHEGTRWRDRFDAVVCGEDTPRKKPDPQAHLQTLKALAMNPRDALAIEDSPPGAAAARGAGIDVVVTRSHYFDAARIEGALAIGPGLHQRRGWQPAAQDLPGDTPIDLAQLRSWFEAARAHP, from the coding sequence ATGCCGATCGCATCAAGCCGCTCGCGCTGGACAGCATGGTGGCGCGCTACGCGTGAGGCGGCGGTGTTCAAGGCGCTGCTGTGGGATGTGGACGGCACCTTGGCCGAGACGGAGCGCGACGGACACCGCGTCGCCTTCAACCTAGCCTTCGAGGCCTTCGGCCTGCCGTGGCGCTGGGACGAAGACGGCTACGGCGTCCTGCTGAACGTGACCGGCGGCCGCGAGCGCCTGCTGCACGACATGGCACGCCGGCCCGACGCGCCGGCGACAGCCGGGGAACGCGAGCGGCTGGCCCGCGCGCTGCACCAGCGCAAGAACGCGATCTACGGCGAGCTGGTGCGCGATGGCGGCATCCCGCTGCGCGAAGGCGTGATGCCGCTGCTGCGCGAATGCCGCGAGCAGGACGTGCGGCTCGCCATCACCACGACGACCAGCCGCGCCAACGTCGAGGCGCTGCTGCAGGCGCATGAAGGCACGCGATGGCGCGACCGATTCGACGCCGTGGTCTGCGGCGAGGACACGCCGCGCAAGAAGCCCGATCCGCAGGCGCACCTGCAGACCTTGAAGGCGCTCGCGATGAATCCCCGCGATGCCCTCGCGATCGAGGACTCGCCACCGGGCGCGGCAGCGGCACGCGGCGCCGGCATCGACGTCGTCGTGACGCGCAGCCATTACTTCGATGCCGCGCGCATCGAAGGCGCGCTCGCCATCGGCCCGGGACTGCACCAGCGCCGCGGATGGCAGCCGGCGGCGCAGGACCTTCCCGGCGACACCCCCATCGACCTGGCGCAGCTGCGCAGCTGGTTCGAGGCCGCGCGCGCCCATCCCTAA
- the fba gene encoding class II fructose-bisphosphate aldolase (catalyzes the reversible aldol condensation of dihydroxyacetonephosphate and glyceraldehyde 3-phosphate in the Calvin cycle, glycolysis, and/or gluconeogenesis) — MAFISLRQLLDHAAEQGYGVPAFNVNNLEQIQAIMEAAQETRSPVILQASAGARKYAGEAYLRHMVLAAVESHPDIPVVLHQDHGASPRVCQQSIRSGFTSVMMDGSLREDARTPASYDYNVEVTQRVCEMAHAVGVSVEGELGCLGSLETGQAGEEDGSGAAGLLTRDMMLTDPAQAKDFVARTGVDALAIAIGTSHGAYKFTRRPTGDILATDRIAAIHAAVPDTHLVMHGSSSVPQEWLAIIREHGGDIKETYGVPVEEIQRGIASGVRKVNIDTDIRLAMTGAMRQNLSSDRREFDPRKALAAARKAARGVCRERFEAFGCAGHADRIKPLALDSMVARYA, encoded by the coding sequence ACGGCGTGCCCGCGTTCAATGTGAACAACCTCGAGCAGATCCAGGCCATCATGGAGGCGGCGCAGGAGACGCGCAGCCCGGTGATCCTGCAGGCCTCGGCCGGCGCCCGCAAGTACGCCGGCGAGGCGTATCTGCGTCACATGGTGCTCGCCGCAGTCGAGTCGCATCCCGACATCCCGGTCGTGCTGCACCAGGACCATGGCGCCAGTCCCCGCGTGTGCCAGCAGTCGATCCGGTCGGGCTTCACCAGCGTGATGATGGACGGCTCGCTGCGCGAAGACGCCAGGACGCCGGCGAGCTATGACTACAACGTCGAGGTGACGCAGCGCGTGTGCGAGATGGCGCATGCGGTCGGCGTGTCGGTGGAGGGCGAGCTCGGATGCCTGGGCTCGCTGGAGACCGGTCAGGCCGGCGAGGAGGACGGCAGCGGGGCCGCAGGCCTGCTCACCCGCGACATGATGCTCACCGATCCCGCGCAGGCGAAGGACTTCGTCGCGCGCACCGGCGTCGATGCGCTCGCGATCGCCATCGGCACCAGCCATGGCGCCTACAAGTTCACGCGCCGGCCCACCGGCGACATCCTGGCCACGGACCGCATCGCCGCCATCCATGCAGCCGTGCCGGACACGCACCTGGTGATGCACGGATCGTCCAGCGTGCCGCAGGAGTGGCTGGCGATCATCCGGGAGCACGGTGGCGACATCAAGGAGACATACGGCGTGCCGGTCGAGGAGATCCAGCGCGGCATCGCGAGCGGCGTGCGCAAGGTCAACATCGACACCGACATCCGTCTGGCGATGACCGGCGCGATGCGGCAGAACCTGTCGAGCGACAGGCGCGAGTTCGATCCGCGCAAGGCGCTGGCGGCGGCACGCAAGGCGGCTCGCGGCGTCTGCAGGGAACGCTTCGAGGCCTTCGGCTGCGCGGGGCATGCCGATCGCATCAAGCCGCTCGCGCTGGACAGCATGGTGGCGCGCTACGCGTGA